In one Hymenobacter sp. DG25B genomic region, the following are encoded:
- a CDS encoding RagB/SusD family nutrient uptake outer membrane protein: MKYTLLRRSAASLAFLLTLGLTSCDKQLDITPQQSVDAATALSTPQGVESAIIGAYARLDLPQSYGTNLVLLPDLLGSDPGYLTWQGTFQSYREVTTKNMTSINVEADRTWNQNYQTINLANLVLEAAPVVTDEAQRSLIEGEAHMIRGMLFFDLVRLFAQPYRTTGPFSNTADGVPDPASTPGIPLTLTANKTEEQASVKLTRASVADVYTQVIADLTTAMDMLPDPNEGTDVRRFDLYDAKAMLARVYLQQGEYAKALEMADDVIQNSGASLNASVISTFTNKNSSEVLFEIQQNDQNNAGASNDGLATFYSSNIRGFGGRGDVRVLEAFAAKYEEGDQRGAADQIGAALIYTGDGRRAGRLRSYKWNTSSQNIPILRLSEMYLIRAEANYRLNSQVGATPLEDINTLRSRAKAPLLASVTLASILNERDLELAFEGFRLHDYKRTGRSIGDFTASSPELVMPIPQYEINLGNALPQNEGY, translated from the coding sequence ATGAAATATACATTGTTACGTCGCTCAGCCGCCTCGCTAGCCTTCCTGCTCACGCTGGGGCTCACGAGCTGCGACAAGCAGCTGGACATTACGCCGCAGCAATCCGTAGATGCTGCTACGGCTCTCAGCACCCCACAAGGGGTAGAAAGTGCCATTATTGGGGCCTATGCGCGGCTGGATTTGCCTCAGTCTTATGGGACCAACCTGGTTTTGCTGCCAGATTTGCTCGGGTCAGATCCGGGGTATCTCACCTGGCAGGGTACTTTCCAGAGCTACCGGGAGGTGACTACCAAAAACATGACTTCTATTAACGTAGAAGCCGACCGGACCTGGAACCAGAACTACCAGACCATCAACCTGGCTAACCTAGTGCTGGAAGCTGCGCCGGTGGTAACGGATGAAGCGCAACGGAGCCTGATTGAAGGCGAAGCCCACATGATTCGGGGTATGCTGTTTTTCGATTTGGTGCGCCTCTTCGCGCAGCCGTATCGGACGACTGGCCCGTTCTCCAATACTGCGGACGGTGTGCCGGACCCTGCCAGCACACCTGGTATTCCACTTACCCTCACGGCCAACAAAACAGAAGAGCAGGCCAGCGTAAAGCTGACGCGCGCCAGCGTAGCTGATGTGTACACGCAGGTAATAGCTGATCTGACTACGGCCATGGATATGCTGCCGGACCCCAACGAGGGCACCGACGTGCGCCGCTTTGATTTGTATGACGCCAAGGCTATGCTGGCCCGCGTTTACCTACAGCAAGGGGAGTATGCCAAAGCCTTGGAAATGGCTGATGACGTTATTCAAAACAGCGGTGCTTCGCTGAACGCCTCCGTTATTTCCACCTTCACTAACAAGAACTCTTCCGAAGTACTGTTTGAAATTCAGCAGAACGACCAGAACAATGCTGGGGCTTCTAACGACGGCCTGGCTACGTTCTACTCCAGCAACATCCGGGGCTTTGGTGGCCGGGGTGATGTACGGGTATTGGAAGCCTTTGCAGCTAAGTATGAGGAAGGTGACCAGCGTGGTGCTGCCGACCAAATTGGTGCCGCTCTTATCTACACTGGTGATGGTCGTCGGGCCGGGCGTCTGCGCTCTTATAAGTGGAATACATCTTCGCAGAACATTCCCATTCTTCGTCTGAGCGAGATGTACCTAATTCGCGCTGAGGCTAACTATCGTCTGAACTCACAGGTAGGGGCTACGCCACTGGAGGATATCAATACCCTGCGCAGCCGGGCCAAGGCGCCGCTACTGGCTTCCGTTACGCTAGCTAGCATCCTGAATGAGCGTGACCTGGAGCTGGCTTTCGAAGGCTTCCGTTTACATGATTACAAGCGTACCGGCCGTTCTATTGGTGACTTCACTGCATCCAGCCCTGAACTGGTAATGCCTATTCCGCAGTACGAAATTAACCTGGGTAATGCCCTGCCCCAGAACGAAGGCTATTAA
- a CDS encoding prohibitin family protein, whose protein sequence is MTLVFLGVVLLILGLNAAKISFAFERFRGLLIFGGILLAVLGLALSTIVQIEAGNVGVQTLFGKVQPRILTSGLNLVNPLVEVTRFDTRTQNYTMSALHEEGQQQGDDAIRVLSADGLEVVIDLTALYHVIPAETPRILSTIGTDYENKIVRPIARTRIRDNAVYYDAVALYSTRRDEFQNRIYKTIETDFRRNGLQLDQLLIRNIQLPSSVKASIESKISAEQDAQKMQFVLQKERQEAERKRVEAQGIADYQKILSNQLSDKLLQYEMIKANKEIATSPNSKVIIMGSGRSASPQLLLSDK, encoded by the coding sequence ATGACGCTTGTCTTTCTGGGAGTGGTGCTGCTGATTCTGGGGCTGAATGCCGCTAAAATCTCTTTTGCCTTTGAGCGGTTTCGGGGTCTGCTGATTTTTGGCGGGATTTTGCTGGCCGTGCTGGGGCTGGCCCTCAGCACCATTGTGCAGATAGAAGCCGGCAATGTGGGCGTGCAAACGCTCTTTGGGAAGGTGCAGCCGCGCATTCTCACCAGCGGCCTCAACCTGGTTAACCCGTTGGTAGAAGTCACCCGGTTCGATACCCGGACCCAAAACTACACCATGTCGGCGCTGCACGAGGAAGGGCAGCAGCAGGGCGACGATGCCATACGGGTGCTTTCCGCCGATGGCCTGGAAGTGGTGATTGACCTGACGGCCTTATACCACGTGATACCGGCCGAAACTCCGCGCATCCTCTCCACCATCGGCACCGACTACGAGAACAAGATTGTGCGGCCCATTGCCCGCACCCGCATCCGCGACAATGCCGTGTACTACGATGCCGTGGCGTTGTACTCCACCCGCCGCGACGAGTTCCAGAACCGCATCTACAAGACCATCGAAACTGATTTCCGAAGAAACGGTCTGCAGCTGGACCAGCTCCTGATCCGCAATATTCAGTTGCCTTCTTCGGTAAAAGCCAGCATTGAAAGCAAGATTTCCGCCGAGCAGGACGCCCAGAAGATGCAGTTTGTGCTCCAGAAAGAGCGGCAGGAAGCCGAGCGGAAGCGCGTAGAGGCCCAGGGCATTGCCGACTACCAGAAGATCCTCAGCAACCAGCTCAGCGACAAGCTCCTGCAGTACGAAATGATTAAGGCCAACAAAGAAATAGCTACCTCGCCTAATAGTAAGGTTATTATCATGGGCAGCGGCCGCAGCGCTTCTCCCCAGCTGCTGCTTTCTGATAAATAA
- a CDS encoding SusC/RagA family TonB-linked outer membrane protein, with the protein MKHRLLLTLVLYLVLGVAAWAQTRSVSGRVTAAGDGSGLPGVTVLERGTTNGTSTDASGNFTLTVQENASLVFSSIGYTAQTVAVAGQSNITVRLQSNETLLGETVVIGYGSQAKRELTGSVTQLSSKEVENVPTVSFEQAIQGRTPGVQINQGSGKLGAGVQIRVRGSSSVTASNQPLYVIDGIPVTSQDVGSANSEPINPMADLNPNDIESITILKDAAASAIYGSRASNGVILVTTKKGRAGETRVNVGAYYGRSEATRIRKFLNADQYKELFSEAILNSAKNPDGYINFYYGEDPDLAEVFSEEGGLDLNSTENTRWGDLAFRKGSVQQYDANVSGGDAKTRFFISTTFNDQTGIIIRNRYRRGSIRTNFDHSISDKLKLGLNLSFTRSVNDRVSDDNAFSNPVQLNALPPIQAQYDANDPTGLNRNTLYYNGLVDVDNASNRAGTYRSFSTATLGYEPIKGLMLRTENGVDFLNLNESLYYGSLTEDGAPTGYGYQNQLQGTNFTSNNTATWLKTFNEVHNLEVLAGISYQRYNEQSNSSQGQGFPNDQFKKIASAARITGASSSGNGYSFLSYLARFNYTFRNKYLVSASVRTDGSSRFSENNRYGTFPAGSIGWVITEEDFLSQNGILNFLKLRASYGLTGNAEIGNFAFRRLYSAIPYADVAGIQPTGLGNPDLTWENTAQADLGLEFGFLDNRISGEVDVYEKKTTDLLLNLQLPYTGGYPSVTRNVGSLQNRGIEFSLNTRNIDGEFKWSTNFNISANRNKITELPGGEIISGGRNLGRVREGEPIGVFWGVKYAGVDPENGDALYYAEDGTKTNDYGSAASQKLGDPNPKFTGGLTNSFSFKGVDLSILNQFTYGNDIYNIGGVFQSVNGDYFDNQTVDQLKRWQKPGDITNVPRASFADGNGTAPSSRWISDGSFFRFKNVTLGYTIPAEIAKRGFMKSARVYVTGQNLITITNYDGYDPEVNTTTFGRPSYLLGHDFYTPPLAKTWLVGVNVGF; encoded by the coding sequence ATGAAACACAGACTACTCCTTACCCTGGTGCTCTATTTGGTGCTGGGGGTGGCAGCCTGGGCACAAACCCGTTCCGTAAGCGGGCGGGTTACGGCCGCAGGTGATGGATCAGGGCTACCTGGTGTAACCGTGCTGGAGCGCGGCACCACCAATGGCACCAGCACCGATGCCAGCGGCAATTTCACGCTGACCGTGCAGGAAAACGCCAGCCTGGTATTCAGCTCCATTGGCTATACTGCGCAAACTGTGGCAGTGGCCGGGCAAAGCAACATAACGGTGCGCCTGCAGTCCAACGAAACGCTCTTGGGCGAAACCGTGGTTATCGGCTACGGCTCACAAGCCAAGCGGGAACTCACGGGCTCTGTTACCCAGCTCAGCAGCAAAGAGGTAGAAAACGTGCCCACCGTTAGCTTTGAGCAGGCCATTCAGGGCCGCACGCCGGGCGTGCAAATCAACCAGGGCTCGGGCAAGCTGGGTGCCGGCGTGCAGATCCGCGTACGCGGCTCATCGTCGGTAACGGCCTCTAACCAGCCGCTGTATGTAATTGATGGTATTCCGGTAACCTCCCAGGATGTAGGCTCCGCCAACTCGGAGCCCATTAACCCGATGGCCGACCTGAACCCGAACGACATCGAGAGCATCACTATTCTGAAAGATGCCGCCGCCTCGGCCATTTATGGCTCGCGCGCATCCAACGGCGTTATTCTGGTAACTACCAAAAAAGGCCGCGCCGGCGAAACCCGCGTAAATGTGGGCGCCTATTATGGCCGCAGCGAAGCTACCCGGATCCGGAAATTCCTGAATGCTGATCAGTATAAGGAACTCTTCTCGGAGGCCATTCTGAACTCCGCCAAGAACCCCGATGGCTACATCAACTTTTACTATGGCGAAGACCCGGATTTGGCGGAAGTATTTTCAGAAGAAGGTGGTCTGGATCTGAACTCCACGGAAAACACCCGCTGGGGCGACCTAGCTTTCCGGAAAGGAAGTGTACAGCAGTACGATGCCAACGTATCGGGTGGTGATGCCAAAACCCGCTTTTTCATCAGCACCACCTTCAACGACCAGACGGGTATTATTATCCGCAACCGCTACCGTCGGGGCTCTATCCGCACCAACTTCGACCACTCCATTTCGGATAAACTGAAGCTGGGCCTGAACCTGTCCTTCACCCGTTCCGTGAACGACCGGGTATCCGATGATAATGCCTTTTCAAACCCCGTACAGCTGAACGCCTTGCCGCCAATTCAGGCACAATATGACGCTAACGATCCAACGGGGCTGAACCGGAATACTTTGTATTACAATGGCTTGGTAGACGTGGATAACGCCTCTAACCGGGCCGGCACCTACCGTTCTTTTAGCACGGCTACCCTGGGCTATGAGCCCATTAAAGGGCTGATGCTGCGCACCGAAAACGGTGTTGACTTCCTGAACCTGAACGAGAGCCTCTACTACGGCAGCCTCACCGAAGACGGCGCCCCAACGGGCTATGGTTACCAAAACCAGCTACAGGGTACCAACTTCACCTCCAACAACACGGCTACCTGGCTGAAAACCTTTAACGAGGTTCATAACCTGGAAGTGCTGGCTGGTATCTCTTATCAGCGCTACAACGAGCAGTCTAACTCCTCTCAGGGGCAGGGCTTCCCGAACGATCAGTTCAAGAAAATTGCCTCGGCTGCCCGTATCACGGGTGCCAGCAGCTCCGGTAACGGCTACAGCTTCCTGTCTTACCTGGCTCGTTTCAACTACACGTTCCGCAATAAGTACCTGGTTTCGGCCAGCGTGCGTACAGACGGCTCCTCGCGCTTCAGCGAAAATAACCGCTACGGTACCTTCCCGGCCGGCTCTATTGGCTGGGTAATTACAGAAGAGGATTTCCTGAGCCAGAATGGCATTTTAAACTTCCTGAAGCTGCGTGCCAGCTACGGCCTCACGGGTAACGCCGAGATTGGCAACTTCGCCTTCCGGCGCCTGTACTCGGCTATTCCTTACGCCGACGTAGCGGGCATTCAGCCTACGGGCCTGGGTAACCCTGATCTGACTTGGGAAAATACGGCTCAGGCCGACTTGGGTCTGGAATTCGGCTTCCTCGATAACCGCATCTCCGGTGAGGTAGACGTGTACGAGAAAAAGACCACCGACCTGCTCCTGAACCTGCAGCTGCCCTACACCGGTGGTTACCCATCGGTAACCCGGAACGTAGGTTCGTTGCAGAACCGCGGCATAGAATTTAGCCTGAACACGCGCAACATTGATGGCGAATTCAAGTGGTCTACCAACTTCAACATCTCGGCTAACCGGAACAAAATTACCGAGCTGCCCGGTGGCGAAATCATCTCTGGCGGCCGTAACCTGGGCCGCGTGCGGGAGGGTGAACCAATTGGTGTATTCTGGGGCGTGAAATACGCCGGCGTAGACCCCGAGAATGGCGATGCGCTGTACTATGCTGAAGATGGCACGAAAACCAACGATTATGGTTCCGCAGCCTCGCAAAAACTAGGTGATCCTAACCCAAAGTTCACGGGTGGTTTAACTAACTCCTTCAGCTTTAAGGGCGTTGACCTGAGCATTCTGAACCAGTTCACCTACGGCAACGACATCTACAACATTGGTGGGGTGTTCCAGTCAGTAAACGGTGACTACTTCGATAACCAGACGGTGGACCAGCTAAAGCGTTGGCAGAAGCCCGGTGACATCACCAATGTGCCCCGCGCCAGCTTTGCTGATGGCAACGGCACGGCTCCTTCCTCTCGCTGGATTTCGGATGGCTCGTTCTTCCGCTTCAAAAACGTAACGCTGGGCTATACCATTCCGGCCGAAATTGCCAAGCGTGGCTTCATGAAGTCGGCGCGGGTGTATGTAACGGGTCAGAACCTGATTACTATCACTAACTACGATGGCTACGACCCCGAAGTAAACACCACTACGTTTGGCCGCCCCAGCTACCTGCTCGGCCACGATTTCTACACCCCACCACTGGCTAAAACCTGGCTGGTAGGTGTGAATGTGGGCTTCTAA